A segment of the Anaerolineae bacterium genome:
GGGGCCTGACGATGCGGTCGCAGGGGTTCTCTATCAGCCAGCCCCACATGACGCCCAGCCTGCAGGCGCGGTGCAGGAGGACGTAGACCAGTTGGGCGGTGCGGGTCTTGTCCTCCCTTTGCAGGTCATTCACCAGCTTTTGAACGTGATGGGGTTTCAGCCTGTCCAGGCGCATTTGGCCCAGGACGGGGCGGATGTACAGATCGCAGGTCTGCTTATAGCTTACAAGCGTCTTGGGCTTCAGCGTCGGTTCGCAGGTTTCCAGCCAGGACCGTATCAGGTCTGCGACGGTGCGCCTGCTGTCAGGAAGCTCCCCCTGGCGCTCCGCCCATTCCTGCAGTTCCTTCAGCTTCTGGGCCACCTCTTGGCGGGTGCGTCCGTACACCGTGCGCCGGCGCCCGTTGACCTGCAAAGACGCTTGATAGCGCCCATCCGTGCGCTTGACGATAGTCCCCTCGCCCCTGCCTCTGGCCATTGTGCACCTCCGAAGTGTTGTCAAAAGTGTTGTCAGGCCAGACAAAGGGCGGGAAGGGAACGAGGCATACTACATACAGTGGATATATGCGGAAAACGGGGCTGTATATTGTAGTAGGCGCGCCCGGGGAGACTCGAACTCCCAGCCTACTGATTCGAAGTCAGGCGCTCTGTCCGTTGAGCTACGGGCGCGCTACCCATTATAAACAATTTACCCCCCGCGTCAAATTCCCCTTCCTCCCGCCGCCCTCCTTGTACTTCTTGACAGACACGCCGGAAAATGGTATTATATACCCCGAATTTTAGCACTCTGGGGGAGAGAGTGCTAAAAACCATTACATAACGCTTGACGCGCCGGCCCCGCCGGCCATACCATACCCAGGTGCCTATGACAACACCCGAACTGACCGAACGACAAAAGACCGTCCTCGGACTGATCGTCAAACAATATATCCAGACTGCACAGCCGGTCAGCTCCAAAACAGTGGTGGAGCAGTACGGGTTGGGGGTCAGCCCGGCCACCATCCGCAACGAAATGGCCTACCTGGAGGAACTGGGCTACCTGACCCACCCCCATACCTCCGCCGGCCGCGTCCCCACCGAGGCCGGCTACCGCTTCTTCGTCGAACATCTCATGGGGGAAAGCCAACTGCCCGAGCGCGAGCGCATCATGATCCGCCACCAGTTCCATCAGGCCGGCATGAGCCTGGAGGAATGGGCCAAGCTCGCCGCGGCGGTCCTGGCGCACGTCACCCACAGCGCGGCCCTGGTCTCCAGTCCCCGCATCTCGCGCGGCCAGTACAAACACCTGGAGCTGATCTCCATCCGCGATACCCTGGTCCTGCTGGTGCTGGTGCTCCAGGGCGGCATCGTCATGCAGCGCATGCTCTCCCTGGCACAGGCCAAGCCCCAGGAAGAGCTCCAGCGCATATCCAATAAGTTCAATGACCTGTTCATGGGCCTGACCGCCGGCCAGATCCGCTCCAAAGCACTGGCACTGGACGCCTTCGAAGCCGGCATCCGCGACCTGGTGGCTGACCTGATTGACGAGAGCGACCGCCAGGGCGGCATGGAGGTCTACCGCCATGGCCTGGCGCACGTGCTCGAGGCGCCGGAGTTCGCCGATCCGGAAGCCGGCCTCCAGCTCATCC
Coding sequences within it:
- the hrcA gene encoding heat-inducible transcription repressor HrcA, whose translation is MTTPELTERQKTVLGLIVKQYIQTAQPVSSKTVVEQYGLGVSPATIRNEMAYLEELGYLTHPHTSAGRVPTEAGYRFFVEHLMGESQLPERERIMIRHQFHQAGMSLEEWAKLAAAVLAHVTHSAALVSSPRISRGQYKHLELISIRDTLVLLVLVLQGGIVMQRMLSLAQAKPQEELQRISNKFNDLFMGLTAGQIRSKALALDAFEAGIRDLVADLIDESDRQGGMEVYRHGLAHVLEAPEFADPEAGLQLIRVLEERDLLSMLAREMAAPGSIQVIIGGEGRWEGLSACSVVLSRYGWRDRVTGLLGVLGPMRMPYARNISAVRYVSDVLSELIRSLYAEEKLPAENEADIIDMEE